In Georgenia soli, a genomic segment contains:
- a CDS encoding prephenate dehydrogenase gives MPENVPAAHPVATTGPVKVVGTGLLGASLGLALRAAGVPVQLADASPTALALARDVGAGTPAADGDPQPAMVVVATPPDVAAETVLAELARHPVAVVTDVASVKAVIAEEVARHAGAHAARYVGSHPMAGRERSGAAAADADLFVGRPWVVVPGPESLPEAVLAVRSLAADVGATAVTLGAQDHDDAVALVSHLPQLAASFVAARLREAPEPALGLAGQGLRDVTRIAASDPQLWATILVGNAAPVARALREVRDDLDAVVAALDRAAQDGPLAPGSTGPLARVVAAGNVGVGRIPGKHGGAPRRYGEVTVLVPDEPGELGRLFSEVGEAGVNIEDLQLEHSAGQPVGLAVLSVLPSAVEPLEEELDRRGWRVVAR, from the coding sequence GTGCCCGAGAACGTCCCTGCTGCCCACCCCGTCGCCACGACGGGACCGGTGAAGGTGGTCGGCACCGGACTCCTCGGCGCGAGCCTCGGCCTGGCGCTCCGCGCCGCCGGCGTCCCCGTCCAGCTCGCCGACGCCTCGCCCACCGCGCTCGCCCTGGCCCGGGACGTCGGGGCCGGCACCCCGGCGGCCGACGGCGACCCCCAGCCGGCGATGGTCGTCGTCGCCACCCCGCCCGACGTCGCGGCTGAGACCGTGCTCGCGGAGCTCGCCCGGCACCCCGTCGCCGTGGTCACCGACGTGGCCAGCGTCAAGGCGGTCATCGCCGAGGAGGTCGCCCGGCACGCCGGTGCGCACGCGGCCCGGTACGTCGGTTCCCACCCCATGGCCGGGCGCGAGCGCTCCGGCGCCGCCGCCGCGGACGCCGACCTGTTCGTCGGTCGCCCGTGGGTCGTGGTGCCCGGGCCGGAGAGCCTGCCCGAGGCCGTGCTGGCCGTGCGCTCCCTGGCGGCCGACGTCGGGGCGACCGCGGTCACCCTCGGCGCGCAGGACCACGACGACGCCGTCGCCCTGGTCTCGCACCTGCCGCAGCTGGCGGCGTCGTTCGTGGCGGCCCGCCTCCGGGAGGCGCCCGAGCCGGCCCTCGGGCTGGCGGGGCAGGGTCTGCGCGACGTCACCCGCATCGCCGCCTCCGACCCGCAGCTGTGGGCCACGATCCTGGTCGGCAACGCGGCCCCCGTGGCCCGTGCGCTGCGCGAGGTCCGCGACGACCTCGACGCCGTCGTCGCCGCCCTCGACCGTGCCGCGCAGGACGGTCCCCTCGCGCCCGGCTCCACCGGGCCCCTGGCGCGGGTCGTGGCGGCCGGGAACGTCGGCGTCGGGCGCATCCCCGGCAAGCACGGCGGCGCGCCCCGCCGCTACGGCGAGGTCACCGTGCTCGTCCCCGACGAGCCCGGAGAGCTCGGCAGACTCTTCAGCGAGGTCGGCGAGGCCGGGGTCAACATCGAGGACCTCCAGCTCGAGCACTCCGCGGGGCAGCCCGTCGGCCTGGCGGTGCTCTCCGTGCTGCCGTCCGCGGTCGAGCCGCTGGAGGAGGAGCTCGACCGGCGCGGGTGGCGCGTGGTCGCGCGGTGA
- a CDS encoding zinc-ribbon domain-containing protein, translating to MIILGLRGSTSLLATMTLVCPQCHNPAAHRLLRTVNRFTLFFVPLFPVSRKYVIDCTFCGLRRTPTRAQAEKLQRLAETGEPLAPPLRQPGDPAA from the coding sequence GTGATCATTCTCGGTCTGCGGGGCTCCACCAGCCTGCTCGCGACGATGACCCTCGTGTGCCCGCAGTGCCACAACCCCGCGGCGCACCGTCTGCTGCGGACGGTCAACAGGTTCACGCTCTTCTTCGTCCCGCTCTTCCCCGTGTCGAGGAAGTACGTGATCGACTGCACGTTCTGCGGGCTGCGGCGCACCCCGACCCGCGCGCAGGCGGAGAAGCTGCAACGGCTCGCGGAGACCGGCGAGCCGCTGGCGCCCCCGCTCCGGCAGCCGGGCGACCCCGCCGCCTGA
- the cmk gene encoding (d)CMP kinase, producing the protein MEQGRQDRGIVVAIDGPSGSGKSTVSRRLARELGLAYLDTGAMYRAATWWSGRSGVDLDDVEAVAEAVRAMPLTMVTDPDEPRVVCDGVDITDAIREAELTAVVSKVATNLEVRAELKRLQREIIEHSAGRAPGTAREPGELRGIVAEGRDITTVVAPDADVRILLVADERERLARRAKERHGTADADTIEATRDEVVRRDADDSTVSTFLTAADGVVTVDSSSFGVEETFAAVLAVVTEAQEARR; encoded by the coding sequence GTGGAGCAGGGCAGGCAGGACCGCGGGATCGTGGTGGCGATCGACGGACCCTCGGGATCGGGGAAGTCCACGGTGTCCCGCCGCCTCGCGCGCGAGCTGGGCCTGGCCTACCTCGACACCGGCGCGATGTACCGGGCGGCCACGTGGTGGAGCGGCCGGTCCGGCGTCGACCTCGACGACGTCGAAGCGGTCGCCGAGGCCGTCCGGGCCATGCCGCTGACCATGGTGACCGACCCCGACGAGCCGCGCGTCGTGTGCGACGGCGTCGACATCACCGACGCGATCCGCGAGGCGGAGCTGACCGCCGTCGTCTCGAAGGTCGCCACGAACCTCGAGGTCCGGGCGGAGCTGAAGCGCCTCCAGCGCGAGATCATCGAGCACTCCGCCGGAAGGGCTCCGGGCACCGCCCGCGAGCCGGGCGAGCTGCGCGGCATCGTGGCCGAGGGGCGCGACATCACCACCGTCGTGGCGCCCGACGCCGACGTGCGGATCCTCCTCGTCGCCGACGAGCGCGAGCGTCTGGCACGCCGGGCGAAGGAGCGCCACGGCACCGCCGACGCCGACACGATCGAGGCCACCCGCGACGAGGTCGTGCGCCGCGACGCCGACGACTCCACCGTGTCCACCTTCCTCACGGCCGCGGACGGGGTCGTCACCGTGGACTCCTCCTCCTTCGGGGTGGAGGAGACCTTCGCGGCCGTCCTCGCCGTCGTCACCGAGGCCCAGGAGGCACGCCGGTGA
- a CDS encoding pseudouridine synthase yields the protein MTDQHVPEGVRLQKVLAGAGLGSRRACEDIIAAGRVTVNGQKVRELGTRVDPRTAVIHVDGLRVQLDDSVVTLALNKPEGVVSTMDDELGRPSLAQYVEDRPERLFHVGRLDAETSGLLLLTNDGELAHRLTHPSYEVLKTYLATVEGRVPRGLGKRLQEGVELEDGPVQVDSFTVKEVLPDQSLVEVVLHEGRNHIVRRLMEEVGHPVVKLVRTRIGPIALGNLRPGRTRVIAGTELGTLMKAVDL from the coding sequence ATGACCGACCAGCACGTGCCCGAGGGCGTCCGCCTCCAGAAGGTCCTGGCGGGTGCCGGCCTGGGGTCGCGGCGCGCCTGCGAGGACATCATCGCCGCCGGCCGGGTGACCGTGAACGGGCAGAAGGTGCGCGAGCTCGGCACCCGCGTGGACCCGCGCACGGCCGTCATCCACGTCGACGGGCTGCGTGTCCAGCTCGACGACTCCGTCGTGACCCTCGCGCTCAACAAGCCCGAGGGCGTGGTCTCCACCATGGACGACGAGCTCGGCCGCCCGTCGCTCGCGCAGTACGTCGAGGACCGGCCCGAGCGGCTGTTCCACGTCGGCCGCCTGGACGCCGAGACCTCCGGCCTGCTCCTGCTGACCAACGACGGCGAGCTCGCGCACCGCCTCACGCACCCGTCCTACGAGGTGCTGAAGACCTACCTCGCCACCGTCGAGGGCCGCGTGCCGCGGGGGCTCGGCAAGCGCCTGCAGGAGGGTGTCGAGCTCGAGGACGGACCGGTGCAGGTGGACTCCTTCACCGTCAAGGAGGTGCTGCCCGACCAGTCGCTGGTCGAGGTGGTGCTGCACGAGGGCCGCAACCACATCGTCCGCCGCCTGATGGAAGAGGTCGGGCACCCGGTCGTGAAGCTGGTCCGCACCCGGATCGGGCCGATCGCCCTGGGCAACCTGCGTCCGGGTCGCACCCGCGTGATCGCGGGCACGGAGCTGGGCACCCTCATGAAGGCCGTCGACCTGTAG
- a CDS encoding ParA family protein → MPDADADFPVPAPLDGHGPARIIAMCNQKGGVGKTTTTINLGAALAEYGRRVLIVDFDPQGAASAGLGINAHELDRTIYNLMMEPRADVREIIEHTDVEGLDVVPANIDLSAAEVQLVSEVAREQALARVLRPVLDDYDVILIDCQPSLGLLTVNALTAAHGVLIPLEAEFFALRGVALLVESIERVQDRINPRLRIDGILATMVDLRTLHSREVIERVREAFGDKVYTTMISRTVKFPDASVATEPITTYAPNHPGAEAYRRLARELVARGDSA, encoded by the coding sequence ATGCCCGACGCCGACGCCGACTTCCCGGTCCCCGCCCCGCTCGACGGTCACGGGCCCGCCCGCATCATCGCGATGTGCAACCAGAAGGGTGGCGTGGGCAAGACGACCACGACCATCAACCTGGGTGCCGCGCTGGCCGAGTACGGCCGCCGCGTCCTGATCGTGGACTTCGACCCGCAGGGTGCCGCCTCCGCCGGGCTGGGCATCAACGCCCACGAGCTCGACCGCACCATCTACAACCTCATGATGGAGCCGCGCGCCGACGTGCGGGAGATCATCGAGCACACCGACGTCGAGGGGCTCGACGTCGTGCCCGCCAACATCGACCTCTCCGCCGCCGAGGTTCAGCTGGTCTCCGAGGTCGCCCGCGAGCAGGCGCTGGCGCGGGTCCTGCGCCCGGTCCTCGACGACTACGACGTCATCCTCATCGACTGCCAGCCCTCGCTCGGGCTGCTGACCGTCAACGCCCTGACCGCGGCGCACGGCGTGCTCATCCCGCTCGAGGCGGAGTTCTTCGCCCTGCGCGGCGTCGCGCTGCTGGTCGAGAGCATCGAGCGCGTGCAGGACCGCATCAACCCGCGCCTGCGGATCGACGGCATCCTCGCGACCATGGTCGACCTCCGCACGCTGCACTCGCGTGAGGTCATCGAGCGCGTCCGCGAGGCGTTCGGGGACAAGGTGTACACCACGATGATCTCCCGCACCGTGAAGTTCCCCGACGCCTCCGTCGCGACCGAGCCCATCACGACCTACGCCCCGAACCACCCCGGTGCGGAGGCCTACCGGCGCCTGGCCCGCGAGCTCGTCGCGCGCGGCGACTCGGCCTGA
- a CDS encoding lysophospholipid acyltransferase family protein, with the protein MSRATGTGQTRGQRVRPEDVYRWGPVWARQVGRFLDHVWWSTTVHGAEKVPAEGPVIIASNHVGIVDGPVVFGAVPRGSHFLVKQEFFDSRIGFLMTWAGQIPVDRSSGRAALATGKAFLEEGRVVGIFPEGTRGAGDASSVRAGVAWLAVNTGAPIVPAACLGTRLPGDRRSHVPGPRSKLHVVFGDPIRLDSPDGVSRREQMARAMEVIGTGLAAHVRGAVELTGVPLPASERPGRGDDGGRGE; encoded by the coding sequence GTGAGCCGCGCGACCGGCACGGGGCAGACCCGCGGGCAGCGTGTGCGCCCCGAGGACGTCTACCGGTGGGGCCCGGTCTGGGCGCGCCAGGTGGGCCGCTTCCTCGACCACGTCTGGTGGAGCACCACCGTCCACGGCGCGGAGAAGGTGCCCGCCGAGGGGCCGGTCATCATCGCCTCCAACCACGTCGGGATCGTCGACGGCCCGGTCGTCTTCGGCGCCGTGCCGCGCGGCTCGCACTTCCTCGTCAAGCAGGAGTTCTTCGACTCCAGGATCGGGTTCCTCATGACCTGGGCGGGGCAGATCCCCGTCGACCGGTCCTCCGGACGCGCCGCCCTCGCCACCGGCAAGGCGTTCCTCGAGGAGGGACGCGTCGTCGGCATCTTCCCCGAGGGCACCCGCGGCGCGGGCGACGCCAGCTCCGTGCGGGCCGGTGTGGCGTGGCTCGCCGTGAACACCGGCGCGCCCATCGTCCCCGCCGCCTGCCTGGGCACCCGGCTGCCCGGCGACCGCCGCAGCCACGTCCCCGGACCCCGCTCGAAGCTCCACGTCGTCTTCGGCGACCCCATCCGCCTCGACAGCCCCGACGGCGTCAGCCGGCGCGAGCAGATGGCCCGGGCGATGGAGGTCATCGGGACCGGGCTCGCCGCCCACGTCCGCGGCGCCGTCGAGCTCACCGGGGTCCCGCTGCCCGCCTCCGAGAGGCCTGGTCGTGGCGACGACGGCGGCAGGGGAGAATGA
- the der gene encoding ribosome biogenesis GTPase Der, producing MSTDPARQSAARPDTSAEDLPTNDRTHDLDESTDGSAERTHELPAVQAPQGATDAGATPGAGPATEADAADEERRAEALRAGLADYVLEDEDLAVLAAGEVAAEQAAPAGLPVLAVVGRPNVGKSTLVNRILGRREAVVQDTPGVTRDRVSYPAEWAGRNFTLVDTGGWEVDVAGIDASVAQQAEVAIAMADAVMFVVDATVGPTDTDEQVVRLLRRSGKPVVLVANKVDSPVQEADAAMLWSLGLGEPYPVSALHGRGSGDVLDAAMKVLPEVSAVAGRLPAGGPRRVALVGRPNVGKSSLLNSLAGSERVVVHETAGTTRDPVDELVELDGRPWWFVDTAGIRRRVHQTSGADFYASLRTQAALEKAEVAVVLIDASVPLTEQDTRVIQQVIDAGRALVIAYNKWDLMDEDRRPYLEREIELDLVQVQWAPRINLSAKTGWHTNRLARALETALESWDTRIPTGRLNAFLGELTAAHPHPVRGGKQPRILFATQASNRPPRFVIFATGFIEAGYRRFIENRLREHFGFTGSPIEISVRVREKRRR from the coding sequence ATGAGCACCGACCCCGCGCGCCAGTCAGCCGCCCGCCCGGACACGAGCGCCGAGGACCTGCCCACCAACGACCGCACCCACGACCTGGACGAGAGCACCGACGGGAGCGCCGAGCGCACCCACGAGCTTCCTGCCGTGCAGGCGCCCCAGGGCGCGACCGACGCCGGCGCGACGCCCGGTGCGGGCCCGGCGACCGAGGCGGACGCGGCCGACGAGGAGCGCCGCGCGGAGGCGCTGCGTGCCGGGCTCGCCGACTACGTCCTGGAGGACGAGGACCTCGCCGTGCTGGCTGCCGGGGAGGTGGCCGCCGAGCAGGCCGCGCCCGCCGGACTGCCGGTGCTCGCCGTCGTCGGACGGCCGAACGTCGGGAAGTCGACCCTGGTGAACCGCATCCTCGGCCGTCGCGAGGCGGTCGTGCAGGACACCCCCGGCGTGACCCGCGACCGTGTGAGCTACCCCGCGGAGTGGGCGGGGCGGAACTTCACCCTCGTCGACACCGGCGGCTGGGAGGTCGACGTCGCCGGGATCGACGCCTCCGTCGCCCAGCAGGCCGAGGTCGCGATCGCCATGGCCGACGCGGTGATGTTCGTCGTCGACGCCACCGTCGGCCCGACCGACACCGACGAGCAGGTCGTGCGCCTGCTCCGCCGCTCTGGCAAGCCCGTGGTCCTCGTGGCCAACAAGGTGGACTCGCCGGTGCAGGAGGCTGACGCGGCCATGCTCTGGTCGCTCGGGCTGGGGGAGCCGTACCCCGTCTCCGCCCTCCACGGCCGCGGCTCCGGCGACGTCCTCGACGCCGCCATGAAGGTGCTGCCCGAGGTCTCCGCCGTCGCCGGGAGGCTCCCCGCCGGCGGGCCGCGACGCGTGGCCCTCGTCGGACGCCCCAACGTCGGGAAGTCCTCCCTGCTGAACTCCCTCGCCGGCTCCGAGCGGGTCGTGGTCCACGAGACGGCGGGCACCACCCGCGACCCGGTGGACGAGCTCGTCGAGCTCGACGGGAGGCCGTGGTGGTTCGTCGACACCGCCGGGATCCGGCGCCGCGTCCACCAGACCTCCGGCGCCGACTTCTACGCCTCCCTGCGCACCCAGGCGGCGCTGGAGAAGGCGGAGGTGGCCGTCGTCCTCATCGACGCCTCCGTGCCGCTGACCGAGCAGGACACCCGCGTCATCCAGCAGGTCATCGACGCCGGGCGGGCGCTGGTCATCGCCTACAACAAGTGGGACCTCATGGACGAGGACCGCCGCCCGTACCTGGAGCGGGAGATCGAGCTGGACCTCGTCCAGGTGCAGTGGGCGCCGCGCATCAACCTCTCGGCGAAGACCGGCTGGCACACGAACCGCCTGGCACGGGCGCTGGAGACGGCGCTGGAGTCGTGGGACACCCGGATCCCCACCGGACGCCTCAACGCGTTCCTCGGCGAGCTCACCGCCGCCCACCCGCACCCCGTGCGCGGGGGCAAGCAGCCGCGCATCCTGTTCGCCACGCAGGCGTCGAACCGGCCGCCCCGGTTCGTCATCTTCGCCACCGGGTTCATCGAGGCCGGCTACCGCCGCTTCATCGAGAACCGGCTGCGGGAGCACTTCGGCTTCACCGGCAGCCCGATCGAGATCAGCGTCCGGGTGCGGGAGAAGCGGCGGCGCTGA
- a CDS encoding segregation and condensation protein A: MPPADPPATADPATTADTPRPGVGSFAVTLHNFEGPFDLLLSLIAKHRLDITEVALAEVTDDFIAYISAQSDWDLGQASEFLVIAATLLDLKAARLLPRGSVEDDDDLELLEARDLLFARLLQYRAFKEVAAYLAERWRVNARSYPRSVPLEPQFAALLPELVMQVGPDELVRLAAGALAPRPGPPTVELSHLHNPVVPVREQAAIVVDRLRRLRSATFRALTEDAESTAVVVSRFLALLELFREGAVAFEQAEALGELTVRWSGSEEGDITVGDDFDDPGDDASGNRPDDAPEDRPDDAAQAPAAPEDQAGQPGEEER; this comes from the coding sequence GTGCCGCCCGCGGACCCGCCGGCGACCGCCGACCCCGCGACGACGGCGGACACGCCGCGCCCCGGCGTGGGCTCCTTCGCGGTCACCCTGCACAACTTCGAGGGTCCGTTCGACCTGCTGCTCTCGCTCATCGCGAAGCACAGGCTGGACATCACCGAGGTCGCCCTGGCCGAGGTCACCGACGACTTCATCGCGTACATCTCCGCCCAGAGCGACTGGGACCTGGGGCAGGCCAGCGAGTTCCTCGTCATCGCGGCGACCCTCCTGGACCTCAAGGCGGCGCGGCTCCTGCCGCGCGGGTCCGTGGAGGACGACGACGACCTCGAGCTGCTCGAGGCCCGGGACCTGCTCTTCGCGCGCCTCCTGCAGTACCGCGCGTTCAAGGAGGTGGCGGCCTACCTGGCCGAGCGCTGGCGCGTGAACGCCCGGTCGTACCCGCGCAGCGTGCCGCTGGAGCCCCAGTTCGCGGCCCTGCTGCCGGAGCTCGTCATGCAGGTCGGGCCGGACGAGCTCGTCCGGCTCGCCGCCGGCGCCCTCGCCCCGCGGCCCGGGCCGCCCACCGTCGAGCTCTCCCACCTGCACAACCCGGTGGTGCCGGTGCGCGAGCAGGCCGCGATCGTCGTCGACCGGCTGCGCCGGCTGCGCAGCGCCACCTTCCGGGCGCTGACCGAGGACGCGGAGAGCACCGCCGTCGTCGTCTCGCGGTTCCTGGCGCTGCTCGAGCTCTTCCGGGAGGGCGCGGTCGCGTTCGAGCAGGCCGAGGCGCTCGGCGAGCTCACGGTCCGGTGGTCGGGCTCCGAGGAGGGCGACATCACCGTCGGCGACGACTTCGACGACCCGGGTGACGACGCGTCTGGCAACCGACCCGACGACGCGCCCGAGGACCGACCCGACGACGCCGCCCAGGCGCCCGCGGCGCCCGAGGACCAGGCCGGGCAGCCCGGCGAGGAGGAGCGATGA
- the xerD gene encoding site-specific tyrosine recombinase XerD: MTSGLDHARAEYLAHLAVERGVSDHTLAAYTRDLERYCAFLADRGHSGLGEVSEGDVVAYVEAIRTGDDGGSALAPSSAARAVTAVRGWHRFAHAEGTTAQDPSAAVRPPSTSRRLPKAIPVDRVEALLEAASLGEGPVPLRDRALLEVLYGTGARISEAVGLAVDDLDLDGDVAALRLFGKGRKERVVPVGSYAVEALEAYLVRGRPELARAGRGNAALFLNTRGNPLSRQSAWAVLQTAAGRAGLTEHISPHTLRHSFATHLLAGGADVRVVQELLGHASVTTTQIYTQVTVQTLREVYAAAHPRALG; encoded by the coding sequence ATGACGTCGGGGCTCGATCACGCGCGGGCGGAGTACCTCGCCCACCTCGCGGTCGAGCGCGGCGTCAGCGACCACACCCTCGCCGCCTACACCCGCGATCTCGAGCGCTACTGCGCCTTTCTCGCCGACCGCGGACACAGCGGTCTGGGCGAGGTCAGCGAGGGTGACGTCGTCGCCTACGTCGAGGCCATCCGGACGGGGGACGACGGCGGGTCCGCCCTGGCGCCGTCGTCCGCGGCACGTGCCGTCACGGCGGTGCGCGGCTGGCACCGCTTCGCGCACGCCGAGGGGACGACGGCGCAGGACCCCAGCGCGGCCGTGCGGCCGCCGTCGACCTCGCGTCGCCTGCCCAAGGCGATCCCGGTGGACCGGGTCGAGGCGCTGCTGGAGGCGGCGTCGCTGGGGGAGGGGCCCGTCCCGCTTCGTGACCGGGCGCTGCTGGAGGTCCTCTACGGGACCGGCGCGCGCATCAGCGAGGCCGTCGGCCTGGCCGTGGACGACCTGGACCTCGACGGCGACGTCGCGGCGCTGCGCCTGTTCGGCAAGGGCCGCAAGGAGCGCGTGGTGCCGGTGGGCAGCTACGCCGTCGAGGCCCTCGAGGCCTACCTGGTCCGCGGGCGGCCGGAGCTGGCCCGCGCGGGCCGCGGCAACGCCGCGCTGTTCCTCAACACCCGCGGCAACCCGCTGAGCCGGCAGAGCGCGTGGGCGGTGCTGCAGACGGCGGCCGGCCGCGCCGGGCTGACCGAGCACATCTCCCCGCACACGTTGCGGCACTCCTTCGCCACGCACCTGCTCGCCGGCGGGGCGGACGTGCGGGTGGTGCAGGAGCTGCTCGGCCACGCCTCCGTGACCACGACCCAGATCTACACGCAGGTGACCGTGCAGACCCTGCGCGAGGTCTACGCCGCCGCGCACCCCCGCGCCCTCGGCTGA
- the scpB gene encoding SMC-Scp complex subunit ScpB gives MSEQDGTAAGAPSYEAVPDDVLPEEHLTALEAVLMVIDEPVPAADLASVLGLPTGQVTELLTELAAEYRGERGGRARGFELREVGGGWRIFSAPSHADVVGRFVLDGQTAKLTQASLETLAVIAYRQPVTRGRISAIRGVNVDGVVRTLLARGLVEEAGPDEEGGAMRYRTSAYFLERMGLTSLEDLPPLAPYLPDMGSLDDIDGEFR, from the coding sequence ATGAGCGAGCAGGACGGCACCGCGGCAGGGGCACCGTCGTACGAGGCGGTGCCCGACGACGTCCTGCCCGAGGAGCACCTCACCGCGCTGGAGGCGGTGCTCATGGTGATCGACGAGCCCGTCCCGGCCGCCGACCTCGCCAGCGTGCTGGGCCTCCCCACCGGCCAGGTCACGGAGCTCCTCACCGAGCTCGCGGCCGAGTACCGCGGCGAGCGCGGGGGACGCGCCCGCGGCTTCGAGCTGCGCGAGGTGGGCGGCGGGTGGCGCATCTTCTCCGCCCCCTCCCACGCCGACGTCGTCGGCCGCTTCGTGCTGGACGGCCAGACGGCGAAGCTCACCCAGGCCTCCCTGGAGACGCTGGCCGTCATCGCCTACCGCCAGCCGGTGACCCGCGGCCGCATCTCCGCCATCCGTGGCGTGAACGTGGACGGCGTGGTGCGTACCCTGCTGGCGAGGGGTCTGGTCGAGGAGGCCGGGCCCGACGAGGAGGGCGGTGCCATGCGGTACCGCACCTCCGCCTACTTCCTCGAGCGGATGGGCCTGACCTCCCTGGAGGACCTGCCCCCGCTCGCCCCCTACCTGCCCGACATGGGCAGTCTCGACGACATCGACGGAGAGTTCAGATGA
- a CDS encoding type IV toxin-antitoxin system AbiEi family antitoxin domain-containing protein: protein MEDLPPDQPVTTAAAQALGVRPNDLTDLVGSGVLARPFRGVYLPAAVAADPEARARAVGLLLPDGAALAKESAAWLHGVDVRPPERYRQAPLLECVSDSRLLLNAVRRPELEGHLAHLPAEDIVTVHGVPVTSPARTALDLARYTERYMGLAALDMFSHRGLVSLDEITERVRALKGHRWIARARSVLALADPRTELPGESWMRLRIHEAGLPLPDLQIRLRDESGREAYRLDMGYYDVMVALEFDGEQRHRTTTQQGRHDDLRRADIEARWGWATYAFHAGHVLGRQPVLESTVSEALGLSVVPSRRRWDIPGGGNDLSRRR from the coding sequence ATGGAGGACCTCCCACCCGACCAGCCCGTGACGACGGCCGCCGCCCAGGCCCTCGGTGTACGCCCCAACGACCTGACCGACCTGGTCGGAAGTGGCGTCCTCGCGCGCCCCTTCCGTGGGGTCTACCTGCCGGCCGCCGTCGCCGCCGATCCGGAGGCGCGTGCTCGCGCGGTCGGGCTGCTGCTTCCCGACGGCGCGGCGCTGGCGAAGGAGTCGGCGGCGTGGTTGCACGGCGTTGACGTCCGTCCCCCAGAGCGGTACCGGCAGGCGCCGCTGCTGGAGTGCGTCAGCGACTCCCGGCTCCTGCTCAATGCGGTGCGTCGTCCGGAGCTGGAGGGCCATCTTGCCCACCTGCCGGCCGAGGACATCGTCACGGTGCACGGGGTGCCGGTGACCTCTCCGGCGCGCACGGCCCTCGACCTGGCCCGCTACACCGAGCGCTACATGGGCCTCGCGGCGCTCGACATGTTCAGCCATCGGGGCCTCGTCAGCCTGGACGAGATCACAGAACGCGTCCGCGCTCTCAAGGGCCACCGCTGGATCGCGCGCGCACGGTCGGTGCTCGCACTCGCGGACCCTCGCACCGAGCTGCCGGGAGAGTCCTGGATGCGCCTGCGCATCCACGAGGCCGGCCTCCCGCTCCCCGACCTCCAGATCCGGCTGCGGGACGAGTCGGGGCGAGAGGCCTACCGCCTGGACATGGGGTACTACGACGTCATGGTGGCGCTCGAGTTCGACGGCGAGCAGCGCCACCGCACGACGACGCAGCAGGGCCGGCATGACGACCTGCGGCGTGCCGACATCGAGGCACGGTGGGGGTGGGCCACGTACGCCTTCCACGCCGGCCACGTCCTGGGGCGGCAACCGGTCCTGGAGTCGACCGTCAGCGAGGCGCTGGGCCTGAGCGTGGTGCCGTCCCGCCGCCGGTGGGACATTCCTGGCGGAGGAAATGACCTCTCGCGGAGGAGATGA
- the arr gene encoding NAD(+)--rifampin ADP-ribosyltransferase: protein MSDDQKPSAPEDRGPFYHGTKVDRRPGDLLDPGYRSNFGERRRANFVYLTATLDAATWGAELADGDGPGRIYVVEPTGAIEDDPNLTDKKFPGNPTRSYRTREPLRVVGEVHDWDPHPPEVLAEMRARVEELRRLGVEAIND from the coding sequence GTGAGCGACGACCAGAAACCGTCCGCGCCCGAGGACCGGGGCCCGTTCTACCACGGCACGAAGGTCGACCGGCGGCCAGGAGACCTGCTGGATCCCGGCTACCGGTCCAACTTCGGCGAGCGGAGGAGGGCGAACTTCGTCTACCTGACCGCCACGTTGGACGCCGCCACCTGGGGGGCGGAGCTGGCCGACGGCGACGGGCCCGGCCGGATCTACGTCGTGGAACCCACGGGTGCCATCGAGGACGACCCGAACCTGACGGACAAGAAGTTCCCGGGCAACCCGACGCGGTCGTACCGCACCCGTGAGCCGCTGCGGGTGGTCGGCGAGGTGCACGACTGGGACCCGCACCCCCCGGAGGTGCTCGCGGAGATGCGGGCAAGGGTCGAGGAGCTCCGGCGCCTCGGTGTCGAGGCGATCAACGACTGA